The Agrobacterium larrymoorei genome includes the window GTATCGCTTGCTTCGCTGGCACCCTATGGCGATACGCAGACCGTCAACGATATCAGCAAGGATATCTGCAACCCGAAAGCCGCAAAGGTGCGCAGCGAAGGCCGCGATGAGGCTGGCCGCATGATCATCAAGTCGCCTTACGTGCGCGAAATGACCCGCCCGCCGGTCTATTCCTATGCGGGGCTTATTCCCGGCACGGAAACCATTGCTGCGGCGGTGGAGACCAAGGGCAAGGGCGCGAGCCAGGCGGCCAACGTGCCGATCCCGATTCCGCGCCCAGCCTTCTGATCAAGCTGTCAGGTAAGAATGCGCCGGGCGGCTTCAGGAAATTACGACTTCCGCCCGGCATTTTTGCTGCTATAAGCAGTGGCAGAACGTAATAATATAACCATGCAAGGTGCCCCCATGGCATTCGAACGGATACCGGTTTCCATTCTCACGGGATTTCTGGGCGCCGGAAAATCGACGCTGCTCAACAGGCTTCTGAAAGATCCGGCAATGTCGGATGCGGCGATCATCATCAACGAGTTCGGTGATGTCAGCATAGATCATCTGCTGGTGGAACGCTCTGGCGATGGCATCATCGAACTGGCGGAAGGCTGCCTGTGCTGCACCGTGCGCGGCGAGCTTGTGGATACGCTTGCGGAACTGATGGATGGCATCCAGACCGGGCGGTTGAAGCCGGTCAAGCGCGTCGTCATCGAAACGACGGGTCTTGCCGACCCGGCACCCGTGATGCAGTCGATCATGGGCAACCCAGTCATCGCGCAGAATTTCGCTCTCAATGGCATGATTACGGTGGTGGATGCGGTGAATGGCGCATCGACGCTCGATCATCACGAGGAAGCGGTAAAGCAGGTCGCAGTCGCGGATCGACTCGTGCTGACGAAGCGCAAGCTTGCGCAGCCGGATGCGGTGTCGTCGCTCGTCGCGCGCCTTTCCGCGCTGAACCCGCGCGCCTCTATCGAAGATGGCGACCGGGAGGACTGGAAAGCCACGGACCTGCTGGATAATGGCCTTTATGATTTTTCCAGCAAGACAGCGGATGTGAGCCGCTGGCCTGGCGAGGAAGCCGCTCACGACGGGCATGATCATCATGAACACGGCCACCATCATGACCATTCTCACGATCACCACCACCACCACCACCACGATGTGAACCGCCACAACGCCTCGATCCGCTCCTTCTCCATTCTGCATGATCGGCCAATCGATCCGCTGGCAATCGAAATGTTCGTGGATTTGCTGCGCTCCGCGCATGGTGAGAAGCTGCTTCGCATGAAGGCCATCGTCGCCCTTTCGGACAATCCCGAAAGGCCGCTTGTGCTGCATGGCGTGCAATCGATCTTCCACCCGCCACAGCGTCTTGCCGCCTGGCCGGATCCGGCGGACAAGCGCACGCGCATGGTGCTGATCACCAAGGATTTGCCGGAAGCTTTCGTGAAAGATCTCTTTTCCGCCTTCACCGGCACCGCTGGCATAGACAGGCCGGACAGCCAGGCGATGATGGACAATCCGCTGGCCGTTCCCGGTATGCGTTTCTAAAAACGACGCCTGTAAATGAAGTGGACGGCCGCTCTTTAAAACGACCGTCCGTTTTCGCATTTATTTCTTCTGGTCCAGCGAGTGGCGTCCGAAGTCCGGCGCATCCACATCCTGTCCCGCCTGCACGATGGAGCGGCGGATGGCGCGGGTGCGGGAGAAAAGCTCGAACAGCTTGTCGCCTTCTCCCCAGCGAATAGCGCGTTGCAGCGATGCCAGATCTTCCGAGAAGCGCGCCAGCATTTCAAGGATCGCATCCTTGTTGTGCAGGCACACATCCCGCCACATGGTGGGATCGGACGCGGCAAGGCGGGTAAAATCGCGGAAACCCGAAGCGGAATATTTGATCACTTCCGATTCCGTCACCGTTTCCAGATCATCCGCCGTACCGACAATGTTGTACGCGATGATGTGCGGCAGGTGAGATACGATGGCCAGCACCTTGTCGTGATGCTCCGCATCCATCTCATCCACGCGTGAGCCGAGCGCGACCCAGAAGCCTTTCAGGCGCTCCAGCGCAGCCGCATCCGTGCCCGGCAACGGCGTGAAAATGCACCAGCGATCCCGAAACAGCCCGGCAAAGCCGGAATCGGGGCCGGATTTTTCCGTTCCCGCCAGCGGGTGGCCGGGAATGAAATGCACATTCTGCGGCATATGCGGTGCCATCTGCGCAATGACGGATGCCTTGGTCGAGCCGACATCGGTCACGATAGCGCCCGCTTTCAGATGCGGTGCAATCTGCTGCGTCACAGCTTCGGATGCACCGACGGGAACCGAAACGATGACGAGATCGGCGTCCTTGACCGCATCGGCCGCCGAGATGGCGTAGGAGGTGCCGAGCGCCAGCTCTTCGGCGCGTTTCAGCGTCTCTTCGCTGCGGGTGGAAATCACCACCTCGCGGGCAATACCGAGTTCCTTGATATCCCGCGCGATGGACGAGCCGATCAGGCCGATGCCGATCAGCGTTATCCGTTCAAACATGAAACCCGCCATCACGCCTTACCCATGAACTCTTTGAGAGATGCGATGACGCCGAGGTTGGCCTCTTCCGAGCCCACCGTCATGCGCAGCGAATTGGCAAAGCCATACCCACGAACCGCACGCAGAATATAGCCGCGACGGCTTAGGAATTCGTCGGCATCGGCTGCGCGCTTGCCATCCACATCGGGGAAGTGGATGAGAACGAAGTTCGTCACCGATGGCGTGACGGTCAGGCCGAGTTCGGTAAAGGCAGCCGTCAATTTGTCGGACCATAGAAGATTATGGGTAACGGCCTGCTGCATGAAGGCCTGATCGCGGATTGCGGCAGCACCGGCAGCAATGGCAGGCGCGTTCATGTTGAACGGGCCACGCACTCGGTTCAGCGCATCGATGATGGCAGCCGGGCCATACATCCAGCCGACGCGAAGCGCAGCCAGACCATAGACCTTGGAAAAGGTGCGCGTCATCACGACATTGGCGTTGCCGGAAACCAGTTCCAGCCCGGCCTCATAATCGTTCTTGCGCACATATTCCGCATAGGCCGCATCCAGAACGAGAATGACATTTTTCGGCAAACCGGCCTGAAGACGGCGGATTTCGGCCACCGGAACATAGGTTCCCGTCGGGTTACCGGGATTGGCAATGAACACCATCTTCGTCTTTTCCGTCACGGCAGCGAGGATGGCATCCACATCCACCGTGCAATCCGTCTCCTTCACGGTAACAGGTATAGCACCGGCACCCATGATCTGGATCTTGTAGACGAGGAAGCCGTGCTCGGTAATGATCGCCTCATCGCCCGCACCCAGATAGACGTGGCAGAGCAGACCCAGCAGCTCATCCGAGCCATTGCCGCAGATGATGTTGGAAATATTCAGCCCATGCACATCGGCAATCGCCTGGCGCAGCGCCACGGCCTGTCCGTCGGGGTAGATTTCCAGATTGGCTGCTGCGGCCTTGAAAGCTTCAATCGCCTTAGGGCTCGCACCAAGCGGCGTCTCGTTGGAGGAGAGCTTATAAACCTTCGCGACACCGTCCACATGCTCCTTGCCCGGAACATAAGCGGCGATATCCAGGATGCCTGGACGCGGAACAGGTTGGTTAAGCTCTGCACTCATTTTTATCGACCTTCGGAAAAGCGCCGGGAAATCCGGCCTGACAATGCCGAAGGCATTAGACTGGAAGAGGCTGTTTGTCGAGTATCAGCGCTTCTTTTGCTGGTCCAGTTTCGTGCGCGTGCTCGGCACGCCCTGCGGCGCAAGCACCGGAACGAAGACACGGCGGGACGCGCGCTGCGTGACCGGCAGCCCCTGATAAAGCCGCTTTTGCGCCTCCACCACAATCACGCCGGAAAAGACCGGCCAGAGCCTGCGGCCAACGGTCTCAATGTAACGCCGAAACTTCAACACGGAACGCACCTTCGAAGGCGGAAAAAACAAGGCTTCGGCAGAAGCGCCGGGGGTAAAATTCGTCTCGCGCAACAGCGCGGTCAGCTGGCTGCGCGAATAGGGGCGGCCCGAGCCGAAGGGCGTATGTTCCATCCGCGCCCACACGCCGCGGCGGTTCGGCACCACGATGACCAGCCGCCCGCCCGGTGCCAGAACCCGCCACAATTCCTTAAGCGCCTCGCGAGGGTTTTCCACGAATTCCAGCGAATGCACCATCAGCACACGGTCGATTGAGGAATCCGGCAGCGGCAGCTCCTCATCGAAAACGAGCGCGGTGGAAGAAAGCTCGCCCGCTGGCCAGTTCACGGCTCCCTGTCCCGCTGGCATGAAGGCGAAAGTACGTTCCGTATCGTGGCGAAAACGGTCCAGAAAAGGCACGGCATAACCCAGCCCCACCAGCCGCTCATCCGGCAGCGGCGGCCACAGCGTCGAAAGCGCCATGGTGATGGCCTGTTCGGCGGAACGGCCCAGCGGAGAGTGATAAAATTCGCGCAGATCGACGATATCGGTGTTCATGGATGGAATGTAGCAGCCCCCGGTTGGACTTCAAGCGACAGTGGCCTAAATAGAAGAGAGAGGCAGTTTTGATTGCATGATCATGGAGGGAAGAATGAAGCCGTTGGAAATCGAGGTCTTTCAGTGCCGGAGCGATAATTTCGGCGTGCTTCTGCACGACAGCGAAAGCGGCGCGACCGTCTCCATCGATGCGCCGGAAGAAGCACCCATTCTCGAAGCGCTGAACCGGCGCGGCTGGACGCTCTCCGATATCTTCACCACCCATCACCATCAGGATCATGTCGACGCCAATCTGGCGCTGAAGGAACGCTTCCACTGCGAAATCCGCGGCCCCCACGATGAGGCTATCGCTATCCCCGGTCTCGACAAATCCGCAGCCGATGGCGACGAGTTCGAATGGGCCGGACGCCGCGTGCAGGTTATTTCCACGCCGGGCCATACCGCAGGCCATATCTGCTACTACCTGCCGGATGACGGCCTGCTCTTTGCAGCCGATACGCTGTTTGCCATGGGCTGCGGCAGGCTGTTCGAGCGTCCGGCTGCGGATATGTGGCATTCGTTCCAGAAACTCATGGCACTGCCGGACGAAACGAAAGTCTATTTCGGCCACGAATACACGGTGGCGAACGCCCGCTTCGCAATCACGGTCGATCCCGAAAACGGCGTTCTCAAGAACCGCGTCGCCGATGTGGAATCTCTGCGCAAAGATGGCCGCTTCACCATTCCGACGACCATCGGCCTTGAGAAGCAGACCAATCCCTACATGCGGGTGGCAGACGCCAGCATCCGCGCCCATCTTGGCCTTGAAACCGCGACCGATGCAGAGGTCTTTGCCGAAATCAGAACGCGCAAGGATAATTTCTGATGGCCGGTGAGCAAACCGCCTCAGACCTCATCGCCGCCCTCAATCTCGAACCACACCCGGAAGGCGGTTTCTACCGCCAGACCTTCCGCGACAAAAATGGCGGCGAGCGCGGCCACTCTACCGCGATCTATTACCTGCTCGAAAAGGGCCAGCGCTCCCATTGGCACAAGGTCACGGATGCGGTGGAAACCTGGCACTATTACGCCGGAGCCCCACTCGCACTTCATCTTTCCGAAGATGGCAAAAACATCTCCACCACAACACTCGGCCCCTCCATATTGGATGGCGAGCGCCCTCAGGCTATCGTCCCTGCCAATTGCTGGCAGGCCGCAGAAAGCCTTGGCGAATTCACCTTGGTAGGCTGCACGGTAGCACCGGGCTTCGTCTTTGAAAGTTTCGTGATGGCCGAACCCGGCTGGCAGCCGGGGCGAGGGGCCTAGTCACACACTTGTCTAAACCATAAACGCTCCATCCAGATAGCTGGAGCGTTTATGCACTTGGCTCTCCGCGCTTACCAGCAGCAGAAACCACCATCCACCAACAGATCGACACCCGTCACGAAGCTTGCAGCATCGGAAAGCAGGAAGATTGCCGGGCCGACCATTTCATCCACATTGGCCATACGCTGCATCGGCGTCTGTTCTTCGAAGAGCTTGGTCTGGTGCACCATTTCGGGGCGCGTATTCATCGGCGTTGCGGTGTAGCCGGGGGAGATGGTGTTGACGCGCAGGCCCTTGCCGACCCACTCCATCGCCATGGATTTGGACATGTGGATCACGCCCGCCTTGGACGCATTGTAGTGGCACTGCATCAGCCCGCGATTGACGATGACACCGGACATGGAGGCGATGTTGACGATTGAGCCGCGGCCGTGTTTCAGCATGGCCTGCGCTTCCGCCTGGCAGGAGAGGAAAACGCCCTTCAGGTTGATATCCATCATCGTCTGGAACTGGCTTTCCTCCATTTCCTCCGCAGGATTGGCGTTGGCGATACCGGCAGCATTCACCGCGAGCGACAGCGCGCCGAGATCGGCCTCGGTCTTAGCCACGGCATCTGCCAACGCCTGCTTGCTCGTCACGTCAGCCGCGATCTGAACCGACTTGCGGCCAGCCCTGGCGATGAAATCCGCCGTCTGGGCCAGACCGTCATCGGTGCGACGGTCGAGCAGCGCGACGTCGGCGCCAGCCTGCGCCAGACCCATGGCGATGCGCTGGCCGATGCCGGAACCGGCACCGGTGACGAGCGCGACCTGACCGGAAAGATCGAAGAGCTTTGGCGCGTTGAGCGTGATGGTGGACATAAAGATTTCCTTTTTCAGATTGTCGCCAGTTCCATGACCGAAACATCGTTGGCTTCGTCACGGTTGAGAATACCGGCCTGATTTCCTTGGGCGAGAACGAGGATGCGGCTGGAAACGCCAAGCACTTCCTCCAGATCGGAGCTGACGACGATGACCGCCACGCCCTGTTTCGCCAGATCGACGATAATGTCGTAAATGCCTGCGCGCGCGCCGACATCGATGCCGCGTGTCGGCTCGTCCAGCACGACGACGCGCGGGTTGCGCGCCAGCCATTTGGCGATGACAACCTTCTGCTGGTTGCCGCCGGAAAGGTCCGAAGCAGGCTGCTCACCCTTGCCCTTCACACCGAATTTGGAGATTGCGGCATTGGCGAAGCGGCGCTTTATGCCGGGTGTTACCCAGCCTGTGCCCAGCAGATCGAGATTGGCATAGATGATGTTCTCGCCAATTTCATGCTCCACCACCAGCCCCTGAAGCTTGCGATCTTCCGGCACCATGACGATGCCCTGATCGATGGCGTCCGATGGTGCCTTCAGTTTGAGCGGCTTGCCATCAAGCAGGATTTCTCCCTGCGAAATCGCATCGGCACCGGCGATTGCCCGCACCAATTCCGTTCGGCCCGCGCCGATCAACCCGGCAATACCGAGAATTTCGCCAGCGCGCACATCGAAGCTGACATTGCGAAACGCATTGTTCGCGCCCGTCAGCCCTTTGACCTCGAGCACGACCTTATCCTGCGCTTCCGGCAGCGTCGGGAACATGCGCTCCAGCG containing:
- a CDS encoding CobW family GTP-binding protein, whose amino-acid sequence is MAFERIPVSILTGFLGAGKSTLLNRLLKDPAMSDAAIIINEFGDVSIDHLLVERSGDGIIELAEGCLCCTVRGELVDTLAELMDGIQTGRLKPVKRVVIETTGLADPAPVMQSIMGNPVIAQNFALNGMITVVDAVNGASTLDHHEEAVKQVAVADRLVLTKRKLAQPDAVSSLVARLSALNPRASIEDGDREDWKATDLLDNGLYDFSSKTADVSRWPGEEAAHDGHDHHEHGHHHDHSHDHHHHHHHDVNRHNASIRSFSILHDRPIDPLAIEMFVDLLRSAHGEKLLRMKAIVALSDNPERPLVLHGVQSIFHPPQRLAAWPDPADKRTRMVLITKDLPEAFVKDLFSAFTGTAGIDRPDSQAMMDNPLAVPGMRF
- a CDS encoding prephenate/arogenate dehydrogenase family protein, with amino-acid sequence MAGFMFERITLIGIGLIGSSIARDIKELGIAREVVISTRSEETLKRAEELALGTSYAISAADAVKDADLVIVSVPVGASEAVTQQIAPHLKAGAIVTDVGSTKASVIAQMAPHMPQNVHFIPGHPLAGTEKSGPDSGFAGLFRDRWCIFTPLPGTDAAALERLKGFWVALGSRVDEMDAEHHDKVLAIVSHLPHIIAYNIVGTADDLETVTESEVIKYSASGFRDFTRLAASDPTMWRDVCLHNKDAILEMLARFSEDLASLQRAIRWGEGDKLFELFSRTRAIRRSIVQAGQDVDAPDFGRHSLDQKK
- the hisC gene encoding histidinol-phosphate transaminase, producing MSAELNQPVPRPGILDIAAYVPGKEHVDGVAKVYKLSSNETPLGASPKAIEAFKAAAANLEIYPDGQAVALRQAIADVHGLNISNIICGNGSDELLGLLCHVYLGAGDEAIITEHGFLVYKIQIMGAGAIPVTVKETDCTVDVDAILAAVTEKTKMVFIANPGNPTGTYVPVAEIRRLQAGLPKNVILVLDAAYAEYVRKNDYEAGLELVSGNANVVMTRTFSKVYGLAALRVGWMYGPAAIIDALNRVRGPFNMNAPAIAAGAAAIRDQAFMQQAVTHNLLWSDKLTAAFTELGLTVTPSVTNFVLIHFPDVDGKRAADADEFLSRRGYILRAVRGYGFANSLRMTVGSEEANLGVIASLKEFMGKA
- a CDS encoding class I SAM-dependent methyltransferase encodes the protein MNTDIVDLREFYHSPLGRSAEQAITMALSTLWPPLPDERLVGLGYAVPFLDRFRHDTERTFAFMPAGQGAVNWPAGELSSTALVFDEELPLPDSSIDRVLMVHSLEFVENPREALKELWRVLAPGGRLVIVVPNRRGVWARMEHTPFGSGRPYSRSQLTALLRETNFTPGASAEALFFPPSKVRSVLKFRRYIETVGRRLWPVFSGVIVVEAQKRLYQGLPVTQRASRRVFVPVLAPQGVPSTRTKLDQQKKR
- the gloB gene encoding hydroxyacylglutathione hydrolase, which translates into the protein MKPLEIEVFQCRSDNFGVLLHDSESGATVSIDAPEEAPILEALNRRGWTLSDIFTTHHHQDHVDANLALKERFHCEIRGPHDEAIAIPGLDKSAADGDEFEWAGRRVQVISTPGHTAGHICYYLPDDGLLFAADTLFAMGCGRLFERPAADMWHSFQKLMALPDETKVYFGHEYTVANARFAITVDPENGVLKNRVADVESLRKDGRFTIPTTIGLEKQTNPYMRVADASIRAHLGLETATDAEVFAEIRTRKDNF
- a CDS encoding cupin domain-containing protein; this encodes MAGEQTASDLIAALNLEPHPEGGFYRQTFRDKNGGERGHSTAIYYLLEKGQRSHWHKVTDAVETWHYYAGAPLALHLSEDGKNISTTTLGPSILDGERPQAIVPANCWQAAESLGEFTLVGCTVAPGFVFESFVMAEPGWQPGRGA
- a CDS encoding SDR family oxidoreductase; this translates as MSTITLNAPKLFDLSGQVALVTGAGSGIGQRIAMGLAQAGADVALLDRRTDDGLAQTADFIARAGRKSVQIAADVTSKQALADAVAKTEADLGALSLAVNAAGIANANPAEEMEESQFQTMMDINLKGVFLSCQAEAQAMLKHGRGSIVNIASMSGVIVNRGLMQCHYNASKAGVIHMSKSMAMEWVGKGLRVNTISPGYTATPMNTRPEMVHQTKLFEEQTPMQRMANVDEMVGPAIFLLSDAASFVTGVDLLVDGGFCCW
- a CDS encoding sugar ABC transporter ATP-binding protein, producing the protein MREPVLSLRGISKRYGPLEVLKNVDLDVYAGEVVALLGENGAGKSTLSGIIAGSREPSQGTMTWLGQPYAPASPREAIDKGVVLIHQELKLLPELSIAENVFIGRWLMKNGKVDRAEMVRRAQEQLSRLNLHIPASRKVAGLSTANQQLIEIAKALTLNAKLLILDEPTAALGGAETQALFEQVRKLRAEGVGIIYISHRMEEIRQITDRIVVLRDGVRVNEFADSATPVRTVVESMVGRSLERMFPTLPEAQDKVVLEVKGLTGANNAFRNVSFDVRAGEILGIAGLIGAGRTELVRAIAGADAISQGEILLDGKPLKLKAPSDAIDQGIVMVPEDRKLQGLVVEHEIGENIIYANLDLLGTGWVTPGIKRRFANAAISKFGVKGKGEQPASDLSGGNQQKVVIAKWLARNPRVVVLDEPTRGIDVGARAGIYDIIVDLAKQGVAVIVVSSDLEEVLGVSSRILVLAQGNQAGILNRDEANDVSVMELATI